A segment of the Haemorhous mexicanus isolate bHaeMex1 chromosome 3, bHaeMex1.pri, whole genome shotgun sequence genome:
ttAATGTTTTAGTCATTAAGTAACTAAGTAATTTGCTTTGAACATGAAGCACTGCATTGTATGGGCTGCCATGATTAAAGTTAACTCCATCCCAGACAGAGTCAGCAGAGTtgctcaaataaaaaaattaataaaaatatttatagtcataaatacattttatcaatctttcaaatttatttttccttaaaaactgTTATTTCTGTAGATTCATTCTAGAACATTTACTCTATTACATAAATGCCAAGCTTATTTAAAAATTGCAggtaatttttcattaatagTGTTTGTGGTGGGTGATGACAAATGCAGGTTAAATGCATgacttctttctgtttttttcttagcaTCTATTGTATTTGGTGGCACTGAATTTGGACATGAAaatcttctcctttttctttgctgttctcCTCTTAATTCTCCAGGGCACTTCAGGTGAGAATAAACTCTAAGGAAATGCAGAGGGAAAATTgtgagaatggaaaaaaaaaagggggaacagaaataagaagaatagaaatagaaatagaaatagaaatagaaatagaaatagaaagaaatagaaatagaaatagaaatagaaatagaaatagaaataaatagaaatagaaatagaaatagaaataaaggGGTTTAGTCCCTTTTGCCTAAAGTGCTGCCAGTTGGGCACATTTTTAGCAGTGACCAAATGGGTCCATTGGAGGCACTGAACCCTCCCAGTTTGGAAAATAAGCGAATTTAATGGTGTGGAAGTGGCCAGCTTGCAGGTAAGCTCCAAGACTGCTGCCATGCTATAACCTGGATTGTTCTTTGTCTACTTTGGGAAGGCAATCACAACTCTgcactgtttatttttcattctgccCAGGTTTCCTGCGTGCCCCCAGCACCGAGGGGCAGTGCAGACAGGCTGGGGGTGTCTGTTCCAGCCACCGctgccccccaccccacacGAGACCCTTTGGAAGATGCCAGCAGGGAATTCCCTGCTGTAGGACCGTGGTGAGTCCAGGATGTGATGGATCACACGCCCACAGAAGGGCTTGGGTTGGGCAGAGCCTTTCA
Coding sequences within it:
- the LOC132325749 gene encoding LOW QUALITY PROTEIN: gallinacin-8-like (The sequence of the model RefSeq protein was modified relative to this genomic sequence to represent the inferred CDS: inserted 1 base in 1 codon); its protein translation is MGQTLGNRTKGLSSFLSFAQRTLEEEDGREKVKDPHCFKCLGTXPLSQHLLYLVALNLDMKIFSFFFAVLLLILQGTSGFLRAPSTEGQCRQAGGVCSSHRCPPPHTRPFGRCQQGIPCCRTVYD